CGTTTCTCAACCTATTGAAAAACTGGTGAAAGAAGCGGAAGGCCTTGCCCGCAACGGTGTGAAAGAACTGATACTTATTGCACAGGACCTTACCTATTACGGTCTTGATCTTTATAAAAAACGCAACCTTGCCGAACTGCTTGAAAACCTTGTGAAGGTAGAAGGTATCGAGTGGATCAGGCTGCATTATGCGTTCCCTTCCGGTTTCCCCATGGATGTGCTGGAGCTGATGAACCGCGAGCCTAAGATCTGCAATTACATCGATATCCCATTACAGCACATCAGCGACAGTGTACTGAAGTCGATGCGCCGCGGTACAACACAGGAAAAAACTACGAAGCTACTAAAAGAATTCAGGCAGACTGTTCCTGGAATGGCGATACGGACTACCCTTATCGTAGGCTATCCGGGTGAAACGGAAGAAGATTTCCAGATATTGAAAAACTGGGTGGAAGAGATGCGTTTTGAGCGCCTGGGCTGTTTTGCCTATTCACATGAAGAGAATACCCACGCCTACCTTTTGGAAGACGATGTGCCTGCCGAAGTGAAGCAGCAACGTGCCAACGAGATCATGGAACTGCAGTCGCAAATATCTTGGGAACTGAACCAGGAGAAGATCGGGCAGACTTTCCGCTGCATTATCGACAGGAAAGAAGGTGGCCACTTTGTAGGCCGCACCGAATTCGACAGTCCCGATGTGGATAACGAGGTATTGATCGACGCATCGCTTGCTTATCTTAAGACAGGCGAATTTGTAAACATAAAAATTACCGATGCCACAGAGTTCGATCTTTACGGCATTCCGGCCGATATAAAAATTGAGGCATAATATTTGAAAGCTAAAGGTATACTTTAGCTTTTTTTATTAAGTTTGATAAAATATTACCAGGTTATGAAATTCAGGGCATCTTATATCGTATTCCTTTTTGTATTCTTTATATCCGCTGCGGCATCGGCACAGGTTGACCGTACCATTGCTCCTCAACAGTACAAAAGGGCTAACCCTAATAAAAATAAGAGCAAAGCCAGTACCGATTTCGTTGAAAGGTCTGTAGTTTACCTGACATCAACACTAAAGCTGGATGATTTCCAGGCAGCAGCAATACGGGATATCCTTGAGCAGGAGCGCGACCATATTACATCTCTTAACACCATTCAGGGCATTACAACAGATGAACGAAGGGATATGGCCGTAGATATATCCAACAGGATATACAAGCAGGTGCTTCCATTATTATCGAAAGACCAAGCCGAAAAATACA
Above is a genomic segment from Flavobacterium album containing:
- the rimO gene encoding 30S ribosomal protein S12 methylthiotransferase RimO codes for the protein MRTKSLKKNKINVITLGCSKNVYDSEVLMGQLRASGKDVTHEAPAHEEGNIIVINTCGFIDNAKEESVNMILNYVDKKEQGIVDKVFVTGCLSERYKPDLIKEIPNVDQYFGTTELPGLLKALGADYKHELLGERLTTTPKNYAYLKIAEGCDRPCSFCAIPLMRGKHVSQPIEKLVKEAEGLARNGVKELILIAQDLTYYGLDLYKKRNLAELLENLVKVEGIEWIRLHYAFPSGFPMDVLELMNREPKICNYIDIPLQHISDSVLKSMRRGTTQEKTTKLLKEFRQTVPGMAIRTTLIVGYPGETEEDFQILKNWVEEMRFERLGCFAYSHEENTHAYLLEDDVPAEVKQQRANEIMELQSQISWELNQEKIGQTFRCIIDRKEGGHFVGRTEFDSPDVDNEVLIDASLAYLKTGEFVNIKITDATEFDLYGIPADIKIEA